The Spiroplasma citri genome has a segment encoding these proteins:
- a CDS encoding ribosome maturation factor RimM: MEDLLKIFKIKKPHAIKGEVKATLLINIKNINKLLNKLMFIQVQMMYTPVTLIKITATKQDYILKFKDFTNINEVISFKECYLFGQKTDLNYAEVINQENLINFTVFHSHKKIGVLVNQFETKAHLVFEIKTTDGTLMMIPNVDAYVEQVNLQQQKIILKRMI, translated from the coding sequence ATGGAAGATTTATTAAAAATTTTTAAGATTAAAAAGCCCCATGCAATTAAAGGCGAGGTTAAAGCAACTTTATTAATAAACATTAAAAATATAAATAAATTACTTAATAAATTAATGTTTATTCAAGTTCAAATGATGTATACACCAGTAACATTAATTAAGATTACTGCTACCAAACAAGATTATATTTTAAAGTTTAAAGATTTTACTAATATTAATGAGGTAATATCGTTTAAAGAATGCTATTTGTTTGGTCAAAAAACAGATTTGAATTACGCAGAAGTTATTAATCAAGAAAATTTAATTAATTTTACAGTCTTTCATAGTCATAAAAAAATTGGAGTCTTAGTAAATCAATTTGAAACAAAAGCACATCTTGTTTTTGAAATTAAAACAACAGATGGTACATTAATGATGATTCCAAATGTTGATGCGTATGTTGAACAAGTTAATCTTCAACAACAAAAAATTATTTTAAAAAGGATGATTTAA
- a CDS encoding ribonuclease HII, which translates to MNKFEKEILISYPNTTILAGTDEAGRGCLAGPLVVSAVILPLDYVNDEIKDSKKITAKQRIKLADEIMSIAISYTIEIISVAMVEELNPKQASIFGMQQAIDNLMVKSDIILTDAEKLGPSYNHQAIIKGDSLSQSIAAASILAKVTRDNLMLKFDQDYPQYDFKNNKGYGTKKHLLALQQFGITSLHRKTYRPVRETMLKNNVNYK; encoded by the coding sequence ATGAATAAATTTGAAAAAGAGATTCTAATATCATATCCTAATACAACAATTCTGGCAGGAACTGATGAAGCTGGTCGTGGATGCTTAGCAGGTCCTTTAGTTGTTAGTGCTGTTATTTTACCACTAGATTATGTTAACGATGAAATTAAGGATAGTAAAAAAATAACAGCAAAACAACGAATTAAATTAGCAGATGAAATTATGTCCATTGCAATTAGTTATACGATTGAAATTATTTCTGTTGCAATGGTTGAAGAATTGAATCCCAAGCAAGCAAGTATTTTTGGAATGCAACAAGCAATTGACAACTTAATGGTTAAATCAGATATAATTTTAACTGATGCAGAAAAGCTAGGACCTTCTTATAATCACCAAGCAATTATTAAAGGAGATAGTCTTTCGCAATCAATTGCGGCAGCTTCAATTTTAGCAAAAGTAACAAGAGATAATTTAATGCTCAAATTTGATCAGGACTATCCACAGTATGATTTTAAAAATAATAAAGGATACGGAACCAAAAAACATTTATTAGCATTGCAACAATTTGGAATTACATCATTGCATCGGAAAACATATCGTCCCGTTCGTGAAACTATGTTAAAAAATAATGTTAATTATAAATAA
- a CDS encoding P-loop NTPase family protein translates to MIRNFQFPNNLLKIIKKVYKLAETADVIIEIVDARIAHSGGNLLNYAKLNDVKRIILFLNTQKADVEQTKKWMEYYQNQGIYCQMLLCHDEQTSKEYHQCLANFKKLLKKYANKKILIISLPDSNKEILLEKIFDNNEFFEKAKGIFFAREKIYRYN, encoded by the coding sequence GTGATAAGAAATTTTCAATTCCCAAATAATTTATTAAAAATAATTAAAAAGGTTTATAAACTTGCTGAAACAGCTGATGTTATTATTGAAATTGTTGATGCAAGAATTGCACATTCTGGTGGTAATCTTTTAAATTATGCAAAATTAAATGATGTGAAAAGAATAATTTTATTTTTAAACACACAAAAAGCTGATGTTGAACAAACAAAAAAATGAATGGAATATTATCAAAACCAAGGAATTTATTGCCAAATGCTATTGTGTCATGATGAGCAAACTAGTAAAGAATATCATCAGTGTTTAGCCAATTTTAAGAAACTTTTAAAAAAGTATGCTAATAAGAAAATATTAATTATTAGTTTACCAGATAGTAATAAAGAGATTTTATTAGAAAAAATATTTGATAATAATGAATTCTTTGAGAAAGCAAAAGGAATATTTTTTGCTCGTGAAAAGATTTATCGTTATAATTAA
- a CDS encoding DNA-processing protein DprA — translation MTCHYVTIIDSEYPKSLCNIYRPPFVLFYVGNLAVLNDQRHKLAICGTTVPNKRGLVTAKMLTKKILKQKITLIVTSEAGVNECVVKNLGNGSSILILKNLNDYKQITKQYPNTKFQIIISEAYQNSVNKSQYELYRIMSGLMDGVVIVQSTLDDETHRIVTLAKHDGKEVFCFPAQITVANKNNGFIKNGAQLVENVDDICGKL, via the coding sequence ATAACATGTCATTATGTTACTATTATTGACAGTGAATATCCAAAATCATTGTGCAATATTTATCGGCCTCCCTTTGTTTTATTTTATGTTGGTAACTTAGCCGTTCTAAATGACCAAAGACATAAATTAGCAATTTGTGGAACAACAGTACCAAATAAAAGAGGGCTAGTTACAGCTAAGATGTTAACAAAAAAAATCTTAAAGCAAAAAATAACCTTAATTGTTACTTCAGAAGCAGGAGTTAATGAATGTGTGGTCAAAAATCTTGGCAATGGAAGTAGTATTTTAATTCTTAAAAATTTAAACGATTATAAACAAATAACAAAACAATATCCTAATACAAAATTTCAAATCATTATTTCTGAAGCATATCAAAATAGTGTTAATAAAAGTCAGTATGAACTTTATCGTATTATGTCGGGGTTGATGGATGGTGTTGTTATTGTTCAATCAACTTTAGATGATGAAACACATCGGATTGTAACATTGGCTAAACATGATGGCAAAGAAGTTTTTTGTTTTCCAGCTCAAATTACTGTTGCTAATAAAAATAATGGCTTTATTAAAAACGGAGCACAATTAGTAGAAAATGTTGATGATATTTGTGGAAAATTATAA
- the ylqF gene encoding ribosome biogenesis GTPase YlqF: protein MTTNIHWFPGHMAKAIKQIDEQSKLIDLVIEIVDSRIPFSSSNPLVDNLRGLKPKLIILNKKDLADPVVIKAWLEYYQSQQIAVLPLDSKHGNITKLIIEKIYHVLSGKIERDQNRGIKSPKLKVMVIGIPNVGKSTFINALIKRNSTRVGNKPGVTKGQQWLKLNHQIDLVDTPGILWPKINDPQVAINLAFTRSIKEDILPKEEICLAAIKWMYKHYFSLLAKQYHLTASDNFDVTDEQKLFELLLIMQQNRFHKVNEDNVNDIVTDFLNNLWNNKFGLMSFEFPPGRGIFNYE from the coding sequence ATGACAACAAATATTCATTGATTTCCTGGCCACATGGCAAAAGCAATTAAACAAATTGATGAACAAAGTAAATTAATTGATTTAGTAATTGAAATCGTTGATAGTCGAATTCCGTTTTCCTCTTCAAATCCATTAGTTGATAACTTAAGGGGTTTAAAACCAAAGTTAATTATTTTAAATAAAAAAGATTTAGCGGATCCAGTTGTGATTAAGGCGTGACTTGAATATTATCAATCTCAACAAATTGCTGTTTTACCATTAGATAGTAAGCATGGCAATATTACAAAATTAATTATTGAAAAAATTTATCATGTTTTATCTGGTAAAATTGAGCGCGACCAAAATAGAGGAATTAAGTCACCAAAACTAAAAGTAATGGTGATTGGGATTCCTAATGTTGGAAAATCTACTTTTATTAATGCTTTAATAAAGCGAAATTCAACTCGAGTTGGTAATAAACCAGGTGTAACAAAAGGCCAACAATGATTAAAATTAAATCATCAAATTGATTTAGTTGATACTCCGGGAATTTTATGACCCAAAATTAATGACCCACAAGTAGCAATAAATTTAGCTTTTACTCGTTCAATCAAAGAAGATATTTTACCAAAAGAAGAAATTTGTTTAGCTGCAATAAAGTGAATGTATAAACATTATTTTTCTTTGTTAGCTAAGCAATATCATCTTACAGCAAGTGACAATTTTGATGTAACAGATGAACAAAAACTTTTTGAGTTATTATTAATAATGCAACAAAACCGTTTTCATAAAGTTAATGAAGATAATGTTAATGATATTGTTACTGATTTTTTAAATAATTTATGAAATAATAAGTTTGGGTTAATGTCTTTTGAGTTTCCACCTGGAAGAGGAATATTTAATTATGAATAA
- the guaA gene encoding glutamine-hydrolyzing GMP synthase: MKTANKIIILDFGSQYTQLIARRIRHLEVYCEVWPYNTTLEKIKTTPMKGIILSGGPASVYAEDAFLIDKKLFELEVPILGICYGMQLISHLHGGTVQRATKQEFGFSELIIDNQEDLFAKVPIKSQVWMSHADHIEIMPTDFIQIAHSENSISAIKHLEKKIYGLQFHPEVTHTLIGEQLLSNFVFNICGCEPTWKITEFISTATTEIKGKVGSDNVVLALSGGVDSSVCAVLLHKAIGKQLTCIFVDTGLLRQDSGWNDLQKFQEKFKLNIIKIAAQERFLTALKGVTNPEQKRKIIGNLFIEIFNEEAIKIKNVKWLGQGTIYPDVIESISVKGPSATIKSHHNVGGLPKDLPFQLIEPLRELFKDEVRRTGEALGIDSKFVYKHPFPGPGLAVRIIGEITAEKVALLQAADQIFIDELYQTNLYDQVAQAFVVLLPVQSVGVMGDVRTYGYTAVVRSVDTTDFMTANWSRLPFELLEKVSTRIVSEVHGINRVTYDITSKPPGTIEWE, encoded by the coding sequence ATGAAAACAGCAAATAAAATTATTATTTTAGATTTTGGGTCACAATATACTCAATTAATTGCCCGTCGAATTCGTCACTTAGAGGTCTATTGTGAAGTATGACCGTATAATACAACATTAGAAAAAATTAAAACAACACCAATGAAAGGGATTATTTTATCAGGTGGCCCTGCTTCTGTTTATGCAGAAGATGCATTTCTAATTGATAAAAAATTATTTGAATTAGAAGTTCCTATTTTAGGAATTTGTTATGGGATGCAATTAATAAGTCATCTGCATGGAGGCACAGTACAACGAGCAACAAAACAAGAATTTGGTTTTTCAGAATTAATTATTGATAATCAAGAAGATTTGTTTGCTAAGGTTCCTATTAAATCACAAGTATGAATGAGCCATGCTGACCACATTGAAATAATGCCAACAGATTTTATTCAAATTGCTCATAGCGAAAATTCAATTAGTGCAATTAAACATTTAGAAAAGAAAATTTATGGTTTACAATTTCACCCTGAAGTAACTCACACTTTAATTGGTGAACAATTATTAAGCAATTTTGTTTTTAATATTTGTGGTTGCGAACCAACATGAAAAATTACAGAGTTTATTTCAACAGCAACAACCGAAATTAAAGGTAAGGTTGGAAGCGATAATGTTGTTTTAGCATTATCAGGCGGTGTTGATTCTAGTGTTTGTGCAGTTTTATTACATAAAGCAATTGGGAAACAATTAACATGTATTTTTGTTGACACCGGATTGTTACGACAAGATAGTGGATGAAATGATTTACAAAAATTTCAAGAAAAATTTAAATTAAATATTATTAAAATTGCTGCTCAAGAAAGATTTTTAACTGCCTTAAAGGGAGTTACTAATCCAGAACAAAAACGAAAAATTATTGGAAATTTATTTATTGAGATTTTTAATGAAGAAGCGATAAAAATTAAAAATGTTAAATGATTAGGACAAGGAACAATTTATCCAGATGTTATTGAATCAATTTCCGTAAAGGGACCCTCAGCCACAATTAAATCTCATCATAATGTTGGGGGATTACCAAAAGATTTACCATTTCAATTAATTGAACCATTACGCGAATTGTTTAAAGACGAAGTTCGCCGAACTGGCGAAGCATTGGGAATTGATTCTAAATTTGTGTACAAGCATCCTTTTCCCGGGCCGGGATTAGCAGTCCGCATTATTGGTGAAATTACAGCAGAGAAAGTAGCCTTATTACAAGCAGCTGATCAAATTTTTATTGATGAATTATATCAAACAAATTTATATGATCAAGTTGCACAAGCATTTGTTGTTTTATTACCTGTTCAGTCGGTTGGTGTAATGGGCGATGTGCGAACATATGGATACACTGCTGTTGTGCGTAGTGTTGATACAACTGATTTTATGACGGCAAATTGAAGTCGTTTACCATTTGAATTATTGGAAAAAGTATCAACTCGAATTGTAAGCGAAGTGCATGGAATTAATCGAGTTACTTATGATATTACATCAAAACCACCAGGAACAATTGAATGAGAATAA
- a CDS encoding lipoprotein, producing MKKILSLLGTITLIGTSTTSLVACNTQCNEDELEQLKIENKINTTNQEIKDNLEWIAPQEKPFITVDNKWYFVVWRGDKNDDWKIIKFNNNEVNIIIDNFKNYELEKYDLPLLGNDLYIKNKSGIRCESWKDDKKNNYFKAVYRWNLDTQEPNLIVNKDGVIQVS from the coding sequence ATGAAAAAAATATTAAGTTTATTAGGCACAATCACTCTAATTGGAACAAGTACAACAAGTTTAGTTGCTTGTAACACACAATGTAACGAAGATGAATTAGAACAATTAAAAATAGAAAACAAAATAAATACTACTAATCAAGAAATTAAAGACAATTTAGAATGAATAGCACCACAAGAAAAACCATTTATTACTGTTGATAATAAGTGATATTTTGTTGTATGGCGAGGTGATAAAAATGATGATTGAAAAATTATTAAATTTAATAATAATGAAGTTAATATAATAATTGATAATTTTAAAAATTATGAGTTAGAAAAATATGATTTACCTTTATTGGGTAATGATTTATATATTAAAAATAAATCAGGAATTAGATGTGAAAGTTGAAAAGATGATAAGAAAAATAATTATTTTAAAGCAGTTTATCGTTGAAATTTAGACACACAAGAACCTAATTTAATAGTTAATAAAGATGGTGTAATCCAAGTTAGTTAA
- the hpt gene encoding hypoxanthine phosphoribosyltransferase, translated as MQTDKLELYLSEYKIQDKIKDYAEKINKLYAGKKLYCIGLLNGALFFMSDLLKQLKIQIVIDTMNISSYIGIQSTNKITIHKDISKDITGQDVLLIEDLIDTGKTLSVVIEQIQAKKPNSLRVVCLADKVAMHSNFNYPYDALFTVPNEFIVGYGFDYNDQFRQLPNVYIWRGE; from the coding sequence GTGCAAACAGACAAATTAGAATTATATCTATCAGAATATAAAATTCAAGATAAAATTAAGGATTATGCGGAAAAAATAAATAAGTTATACGCGGGGAAAAAGTTATATTGTATTGGTTTACTAAATGGGGCATTATTTTTTATGAGTGATTTATTAAAACAACTTAAAATCCAAATTGTGATTGATACAATGAATATTTCAAGTTATATTGGGATCCAGTCTACAAATAAGATTACTATTCATAAGGATATTTCAAAAGATATTACTGGACAAGATGTTTTATTAATTGAAGATTTGATTGACACTGGTAAAACATTATCGGTTGTCATTGAACAAATTCAAGCAAAAAAACCAAATAGTTTACGAGTAGTTTGCTTAGCAGATAAGGTTGCTATGCATTCAAATTTTAATTATCCCTATGATGCACTATTTACTGTTCCAAATGAGTTTATTGTTGGTTATGGTTTTGATTACAATGATCAATTTCGACAATTACCAAATGTATATATATGGAGAGGTGAATAA
- a CDS encoding helix-turn-helix domain-containing protein, with protein sequence MNEVIRQLRIHKGLTQRELAKMSGLQQSTICLIEKDCSKTSWNKILKLLVALKLDVKKFIDKLYTYNEYKVYEFLSLIIDNPKIRKELDQNPRLLALKVLRIFTN encoded by the coding sequence ATGAACGAAGTTATTAGACAATTACGAATTCATAAAGGATTAACTCAACGTGAATTAGCCAAAATGTCAGGGTTACAACAATCAACTATTTGTCTAATTGAAAAAGATTGTTCAAAAACAAGTTGAAATAAAATTTTAAAATTACTCGTTGCACTAAAATTAGATGTTAAAAAATTTATTGATAAATTATATACATACAATGAATATAAAGTATATGAGTTTTTATCATTAATTATTGATAATCCCAAAATTCGTAAAGAGCTTGATCAAAATCCACGATTATTAGCATTAAAAGTATTACGAATTTTTACTAATTAA
- the asnS gene encoding asparagine--tRNA ligase yields the protein MTTVLQLYQDQIKDQSEVTILGWVRSNRSSSKLGFLVMNDGTVFDNVQIVYRPEQLANFLAISSLRISSAIKVVGKFCLTPSAKQPFEIQASVIEILDEATEDYPLQKKEHSYEYLREIAHLRAKTNTFNAVFRIRSSSSFAIHEFFNKNNFIYVHTPIITGNDAEGAGESFIVTTRTDDNYNEDFFGKKASLTVSGQLHAEGFAQAFRNVYTFGPTFRAENSNTTRHAAEFWMIEPEIAFIDLEENMALIEKMIKHIINYLFVNNSHELAFLNSNVDDKLLKRLKSVINDEFVRLSYTKSIEILQKAVTKGQKFENTNIFWGMDLQTEHERYLCEIETKKPTFLFNYPKEIKAFYMKINDDNKTVAACDLLVPGIGELVGGSVRENDYDKIVNRCNELKIPTIDLQWYIDLRKYGYYKSAGFGLGFERFVMYVTGMTNIRDVIPFPRTPRNLLF from the coding sequence ATGACAACAGTTTTACAGTTATATCAAGATCAAATTAAAGATCAAAGTGAAGTTACAATTTTGGGATGAGTGCGTTCTAATCGTAGTAGTAGTAAATTAGGTTTTTTAGTTATGAATGATGGGACTGTTTTTGATAATGTGCAAATTGTTTATAGACCAGAGCAACTTGCTAATTTTTTAGCAATTAGTAGTTTACGAATTTCATCAGCAATTAAAGTAGTTGGAAAGTTTTGCTTAACACCATCTGCAAAACAACCATTTGAAATTCAAGCATCAGTAATTGAAATTCTTGATGAGGCAACCGAAGATTATCCGTTACAAAAAAAAGAGCATTCTTATGAATATTTACGTGAAATTGCTCATTTGCGAGCAAAAACTAATACATTTAATGCAGTTTTCCGAATTCGTAGTAGTAGTTCTTTTGCAATTCATGAATTTTTTAATAAAAATAATTTTATTTATGTTCATACACCAATTATTACTGGAAATGACGCTGAAGGTGCTGGTGAATCATTTATTGTAACAACGAGAACGGATGACAATTATAATGAAGATTTCTTTGGAAAAAAAGCTAGTTTAACTGTTTCAGGTCAGCTTCATGCTGAGGGTTTTGCACAAGCTTTTCGCAATGTTTATACTTTTGGCCCAACATTTCGTGCTGAAAATTCTAATACAACAAGACATGCTGCTGAATTTTGAATGATTGAGCCTGAAATTGCTTTTATTGATCTAGAAGAAAATATGGCATTAATTGAAAAAATGATTAAGCATATTATTAATTATTTATTTGTTAATAATAGCCATGAACTTGCCTTTTTAAATAGTAACGTTGATGATAAATTATTGAAAAGATTAAAAAGTGTTATAAATGATGAATTTGTTCGTCTATCATATACAAAGTCAATTGAAATTTTACAAAAAGCTGTGACAAAAGGCCAAAAATTTGAAAATACGAATATTTTTTGAGGAATGGATTTACAAACTGAGCATGAAAGATATTTATGTGAAATAGAAACAAAAAAACCAACCTTTTTATTTAATTATCCAAAAGAAATTAAAGCATTTTATATGAAAATTAATGATGATAATAAAACAGTTGCGGCTTGTGATTTATTAGTGCCAGGAATTGGAGAATTAGTTGGTGGTAGTGTTCGTGAAAATGATTATGATAAAATTGTCAACCGTTGCAATGAATTAAAAATTCCAACGATAGATTTACAATGATATATTGATTTACGAAAATATGGATATTATAAAAGTGCAGGTTTTGGATTAGGGTTTGAACGTTTTGTTATGTATGTGACAGGAATGACAAATATTCGTGATGTGATTCCATTTCCACGCACCCCACGAAACTTATTATTTTAA
- the rplS gene encoding 50S ribosomal protein L19 — protein MKMNLTEEITKPQLRSDLPQFSSGDTIKVHYKIQEGNKFRIQAFEGVVIKLQGSGIVKSVTIRKISNGAGVERKFPLHSPLIDKIEIVKYGRVCRARIYYMRNRTGKAARIKEIIKTK, from the coding sequence ATGAAGATGAATTTAACAGAAGAAATTACAAAGCCTCAACTTCGTAGTGATTTGCCACAATTTTCTTCAGGAGATACAATTAAAGTACATTATAAAATCCAGGAAGGAAATAAGTTTAGAATTCAGGCTTTTGAAGGAGTAGTAATTAAGTTACAAGGTAGCGGAATTGTTAAATCAGTTACAATTCGTAAAATTAGTAATGGAGCTGGAGTTGAAAGAAAATTCCCTTTACATTCACCATTAATTGATAAGATTGAAATTGTAAAATATGGACGAGTTTGTCGTGCTAGAATTTATTACATGCGTAATCGTACTGGTAAAGCTGCTCGAATCAAAGAGATTATTAAAACAAAATAA
- a CDS encoding Mbov_0401 family ICE element transposase-like protein: MELEKNLLGNYKKNKTIETQNEVKNLLINRDNEIFKLYQQGQILQGYKVVSKLPKTFKTEYGNIPIKRRRYVKYNEKNKKYINCYPLDEELGLKKYERIEKNLKDKFISFMGDGKRYKDIMHTTENANISEKIISNIFKKADLEKVDYISNKNNNKIKISNNVLYIQIDGAFVPMRENKKRIEKKIFFSTMHIGIDEEKSTKTRKVIKKKKGVFQIMDKNVTKNKKSSFNNFIDKIFKLMDTYDINENTIILVLSDGEKQIKKIYKAIKTNYKNNTVSYSLDKFYLVKRFKDLFSYRNRNKINRLKYKLASIYFFTGNYETLLDFLICHLPYVIDSKKKFLLETIELIKNNKDGIENQALEYNIGCHVEGDVSHYIKAVKGRGAKIYCKETFNNMLIASMLRLNSRINEVKINKNKEKVEFNIFKINQSQNQFLSL, encoded by the coding sequence ATGGAGTTAGAAAAAAATTTGTTAGGAAATTATAAAAAAAATAAAACAATCGAGACACAAAATGAAGTTAAAAATTTATTAATTAATAGAGATAATGAGATATTTAAATTATATCAACAAGGACAAATATTACAAGGATATAAGGTAGTATCAAAATTACCAAAAACATTCAAAACAGAATATGGAAATATTCCTATAAAAAGACGAAGATATGTTAAATATAATGAAAAAAATAAAAAATATATAAATTGTTATCCTTTAGATGAAGAATTAGGATTAAAAAAATATGAAAGAATTGAAAAAAATTTAAAAGATAAATTTATTTCTTTTATGGGTGATGGAAAACGATATAAAGATATTATGCACACAACAGAAAATGCTAATATCAGTGAAAAAATAATATCTAATATTTTTAAAAAAGCTGATTTAGAAAAAGTTGACTATATTAGCAACAAAAATAACAATAAAATTAAAATTTCCAATAATGTTTTATATATTCAAATTGATGGTGCTTTTGTTCCTATGCGAGAAAATAAAAAAAGAATTGAAAAGAAAATATTTTTTTCAACTATGCATATTGGTATTGATGAAGAAAAATCAACTAAAACAAGAAAAGTAATTAAAAAGAAAAAAGGTGTTTTTCAAATAATGGATAAAAATGTTACTAAAAATAAAAAATCTAGTTTTAATAATTTTATTGACAAAATTTTTAAACTAATGGATACTTATGATATTAATGAAAATACTATAATATTAGTATTAAGTGATGGCGAAAAACAAATTAAAAAAATTTACAAAGCTATAAAAACAAACTATAAAAATAACACTGTATCATATAGTTTGGATAAATTTTATTTAGTAAAAAGATTTAAAGACTTATTTTCATATAGAAATAGAAACAAAATTAATAGATTAAAATATAAATTAGCAAGTATATATTTTTTTACTGGAAATTATGAAACATTATTAGATTTTTTAATTTGTCATTTACCCTATGTTATTGACAGCAAAAAGAAATTTTTATTAGAAACTATTGAATTAATTAAAAATAATAAAGATGGTATTGAAAATCAAGCATTAGAATATAATATTGGTTGTCATGTTGAAGGTGATGTTTCACATTATATTAAGGCTGTTAAGGGGCGAGGTGCAAAAATATATTGTAAAGAAACATTTAATAATATGTTAATTGCTTCAATGTTAAGACTTAATAGCAGAATTAATGAAGTTAAAATTAATAAAAATAAAGAAAAAGTTGAATTTAATATTTTTAAAATAAATCAATCTCAAAATCAATTTTTATCTTTATAA
- the rpsP gene encoding 30S ribosomal protein S16, producing MVKLRLKRIGKKKAAFYRIVATDARVKRDGEYIELIGTYNPINGDVKINHDLAYKWLLTGAQPTDTVRNLLSKEGLMTKLHNEKYVAKTTKSTKEKIATNSKAKVTKSTKAKTTTEAKK from the coding sequence ATGGTAAAATTACGTTTAAAAAGAATAGGGAAAAAGAAAGCAGCATTCTATCGAATTGTTGCAACAGATGCTCGTGTCAAACGTGATGGAGAATATATTGAGTTAATTGGAACATATAATCCTATTAATGGTGATGTGAAAATTAATCATGATCTTGCTTACAAATGATTATTAACAGGGGCACAACCAACTGATACTGTTCGTAATTTGTTGAGTAAAGAAGGTTTAATGACTAAATTGCATAATGAAAAATATGTTGCTAAAACAACAAAGAGTACAAAAGAAAAGATAGCAACAAATTCAAAAGCAAAGGTAACAAAAAGTACAAAAGCAAAGACAACAACAGAAGCAAAAAAATAG
- the trmD gene encoding tRNA (guanosine(37)-N1)-methyltransferase TrmD, whose product MKKFTVLTLFPEMFNNFMTTSIIKKALCEKMITIKIVDIRDYSIGKHHQVDDYQYGGGEGMVLMIEPLVATIKAHQTKDSLTILLTPQGKQYVQEQVQQFAANNNDLILVCGHYEGFDERVLYYIDYELSIGDYILTGGELASMVVIDSVTRLCKNVINTQSHLNDSFSNNLLDYPVYTKPVEYDGHYVPEVLLSGHHQKIAQWREYEALKKTWLKRPDLLEKKVLTTEQQILLEKIKSEKKV is encoded by the coding sequence ATGAAAAAGTTTACAGTATTAACTTTATTTCCAGAAATGTTTAATAATTTTATGACAACATCAATTATTAAAAAAGCACTTTGTGAAAAGATGATTACAATTAAAATTGTTGATATTCGTGATTATAGCATTGGCAAACATCATCAAGTTGATGATTACCAATATGGTGGTGGTGAAGGCATGGTTTTAATGATTGAACCATTAGTAGCAACTATTAAAGCTCACCAAACAAAAGACAGTCTAACAATTTTGTTAACACCACAAGGGAAACAATATGTTCAGGAACAAGTGCAACAATTTGCAGCAAATAATAATGATTTAATCTTAGTTTGTGGGCATTATGAAGGTTTTGATGAAAGAGTTTTATATTATATTGATTACGAATTATCAATTGGTGATTATATTTTAACTGGTGGTGAATTAGCTAGTATGGTTGTAATTGATAGTGTCACTCGTTTATGCAAAAATGTAATTAATACACAATCACATTTAAATGATTCTTTTTCTAACAATCTATTAGATTATCCTGTTTATACAAAACCAGTTGAATATGATGGACATTATGTTCCTGAAGTTTTATTAAGTGGTCATCATCAGAAAATTGCCCAATGACGAGAATATGAAGCATTAAAAAAAACTTGATTAAAACGTCCTGATCTTTTAGAAAAAAAAGTTTTAACCACAGAACAACAAATATTATTAGAAAAAATTAAAAGCGAAAAAAAGGTTTAA